TGACACCGCATCACATATCGTCGTGAGCGTTGAATGTCTGGGAAAGACGCCGGGCACGAACGGCGCACAAGTTTATACCTTGGGACCAAATTACTGGTTCAAACATTTCTCGCCGCTGATCGGTAGACTAATTGGGACAAAGGATGCAGTTCAGAGCCAGGATGGGAAGAAAACAGTCAATCGCTACAAGTATGTCCCACTGTTTCCCTAAAGGAACTCCATCCACCTTGCACTCCCCGGTCTAATACTTCTCATTTTAGTTTCCAAGCTATACAACTCCAACTAAAGGGGCCCGTGCCCACAGAACTGTATCATCGATACGTGGAATTCAGGCCTTTCGTGGCGGGAATGTTCACCTCACATACCCTTCGAGGGCGGATACTCAACAGAGcgcttcatcatcaacatgaGAGGATCTATAATTTTGACAGGGCAACGTTAGATGGTCACTTCGAGACCCCCTGTGTGGACATGACACAGAAATTCCTTGAATTTGTCCATTACGGACAAGGGGGTAGAATCTTCACCTATGTCCTCAACCTCGATGGCCAGTTTCGTTTCACAGAAACAGGCAAGGAGTTCGGTATTGATATGTTGAGCAAACACACGATGCACAGCAATGTGTCCGTGTATATCGCCTATTCTGGAGAATTTTTTATTCGGCGACGCAAACACCGCCACCGATCCCGCTCTTTGACGTCAAATCGATCTTCCACAGAGCATGTTGTGGACaatgatggcgaggagatggaaatATCAACGAATCCGAGTGGATATGAACTCTTCATAGACAACGATAGTGGCACTTACCGTCCGAACGCTCAATATCTGTATCTTCTAAAGCAGTTCTTATCGTCTAACCTTCCTGAACTTCACATCACGACTTTGGATTGCCAAGCTGATGCGGAGCGGATGCAGGAGCTCAAGAATGAACAGAGAGAACTGAAACACAGCACAGGGGCCCAGATGGCCTTCCTCCAGCAAAGAAgcaggtcttcttcttcgtcttcttcgtttTCCATCTCAAGCTCTGACGAGGACGAGTTGAACGAGCGCAGTGGCCTAGAGCAAAAGCAGAGAAGGGACTTTTCCAAGAAAATGCATGAGATGCGAGACGTCAGAGGGCATGTCCTCAAATGGGCGCAGGGGGATGAAGAGACGCATGGCAgctctggaaagaaggtgGAGTCCTCGCACCCCCATGAAGCTACAGCTGGCATGGAAAGGATGACAATCAGCGGTAC
This sequence is a window from Aspergillus puulaauensis MK2 DNA, chromosome 6, nearly complete sequence. Protein-coding genes within it:
- a CDS encoding C2 domain protein (COG:S;~EggNog:ENOG410PJA6;~InterPro:IPR000008,IPR037767,IPR035892;~PFAM:PF00168); translation: MEDAQAEAQARPQHLGDKYGPKLVDKADKLQQQAVAMSGGSKDGEPAGGFDSTPFPSAPPGYTLKFTFHRGVNLPCADFGTFSSDPYIHATLSVDVPQRHKQDSFPTFRTPTVRKNRDPVWEKEWIIANVPASGFRLKCRLYDEDAADHDDKLGNAYIQVDSINEQWAGIREQPFRLKKHTGSKRVYLFGNIASIASRRLDTASHIVVSVECLGKTPGTNGAQVYTLGPNYWFKHFSPLIGRLIGTKDAVQSQDGKKTVNRYNFQAIQLQLKGPVPTELYHRYVEFRPFVAGMFTSHTLRGRILNRALHHQHERIYNFDRATLDGHFETPCVDMTQKFLEFVHYGQGGRIFTYVLNLDGQFRFTETGKEFGIDMLSKHTMHSNVSVYIAYSGEFFIRRRKHRHRSRSLTSNRSSTEHVVDNDGEEMEISTNPSGYELFIDNDSGTYRPNAQYLYLLKQFLSSNLPELHITTLDCQADAERMQELKNEQRELKHSTGAQMAFLQQRSRSSSSSSSFSISSSDEDELNERSGLEQKQRRDFSKKMHEMRDVRGHVLKWAQGDEETHGSSGKKVESSHPHEATAGMERMTISGTGAQR